A single region of the Deltaproteobacteria bacterium genome encodes:
- a CDS encoding glutamate--tRNA ligase, with amino-acid sequence MHQGEVRVRFPPSPTGYLHIGSARTAIYNWLFARKTGGKLILRIEDTDVERSTEEAIQGILDGLRWLGITWDEGPYFQSAFAEEHRQAAQNLLESGHAYKCFCTPEELQRKREEAKKKRLDYNYDGTCRNLPSSKVARLEAEGRKYVIRFKVPRGPGAVLFKDAVYGTIEKKYRDIEDFVIVRSNGQPLYVLSNAVDDIRDRISHIIRGQDHLANTPKQILIYQGLGAPLPQFAHMSLTLDPQKRKISKRSHGEAVTVQFYRERGFLPWALVNFLVLLGWSTSDNREIFSPEELIEAFSLEGLNRANAIFDIRKNDPKFFTDPKAISMNAHYLRTMPVEELLPYVQAELEEAGLWQTEYAREKRPWFVNTIELIRSRYHTTKDFVHLGRPYFTDDFVMDEAAVRKRILKHADLKEWLPLLARRLEQLDDFNQETVEEVIRGFAGELQVKPGVLINAVRVAVTGQSAGPGLFDVLVAVGQDRVVKRLLAVPQLFAERLESTELSGQ; translated from the coding sequence ATGCACCAAGGAGAGGTACGAGTCCGTTTTCCTCCGAGCCCAACGGGTTATCTCCACATTGGCAGTGCAAGAACAGCTATCTACAACTGGCTTTTTGCCAGGAAGACGGGCGGCAAGCTGATTCTCCGCATTGAAGACACTGATGTGGAACGATCTACAGAGGAAGCTATCCAGGGTATTCTGGATGGCTTGCGGTGGTTGGGCATTACCTGGGACGAGGGGCCGTATTTCCAGTCGGCTTTTGCCGAGGAACATCGCCAGGCTGCCCAGAATCTCCTGGAGTCGGGACACGCCTACAAATGCTTCTGCACCCCGGAAGAACTGCAGCGTAAGCGCGAAGAGGCAAAGAAGAAGCGGCTTGATTATAATTATGACGGCACCTGCCGCAATCTGCCTTCCAGTAAGGTGGCCAGGCTCGAAGCTGAGGGTCGCAAATATGTGATCCGCTTCAAGGTGCCAAGAGGTCCAGGAGCAGTCCTTTTTAAAGACGCGGTGTACGGCACGATTGAGAAAAAATATCGTGACATAGAAGACTTCGTAATTGTTCGTTCAAACGGCCAGCCGCTTTATGTGTTGTCAAACGCCGTTGATGACATCAGGGACCGCATCAGTCATATTATCAGGGGGCAGGACCATCTGGCCAATACGCCGAAGCAGATCCTGATCTACCAGGGCCTGGGAGCACCCTTGCCCCAGTTTGCTCATATGTCATTGACCCTGGATCCGCAGAAAAGGAAAATATCCAAACGAAGTCACGGGGAAGCAGTTACCGTACAGTTTTACCGGGAGCGGGGCTTCTTACCCTGGGCACTGGTAAATTTTCTGGTACTGCTGGGTTGGTCCACTTCGGACAATCGGGAGATTTTTTCTCCAGAAGAGCTCATCGAGGCCTTTTCACTGGAGGGGTTGAACCGGGCCAATGCTATTTTCGACATTCGCAAGAATGATCCAAAATTTTTTACAGACCCTAAAGCCATAAGCATGAATGCCCATTATCTACGCACCATGCCCGTGGAAGAACTTTTGCCATATGTGCAGGCAGAGTTGGAAGAAGCGGGCTTGTGGCAGACAGAGTATGCCCGGGAAAAGCGGCCGTGGTTTGTCAACACCATAGAGCTCATTCGCAGCCGCTACCACACTACCAAAGATTTCGTTCATCTGGGGCGTCCCTATTTTACCGATGATTTTGTCATGGACGAGGCTGCCGTGCGCAAGAGAATTCTCAAGCACGCCGACCTCAAAGAGTGGCTGCCGCTGCTCGCTCGCCGCCTGGAACAACTAGATGATTTCAACCAGGAAACTGTTGAGGAGGTCATACGCGGTTTTGCCGGAGAACTGCAGGTCAAGCCTGGGGTGCTCATAAATGCTGTCAGGGTGGCAGTAACGGGACAGAGTGCAGGCCCTGGCCTGTTTGACGTACTGGTTGCCGTGGGACAGGACAGAGTGGTAAAGAGGCTGCTGGCGGTGCCGCAGCTTTTTGCGGAAAGATTAGAATCCACAGAACTATCTGGACAGTAA
- a CDS encoding glutamine--tRNA ligase/YqeY domain fusion protein, with protein sequence MNDTSRPPNFIRKIIEEDLRTNKYGGRVMTRFPPEPNGYLHIGHAKSICLNFGLAAEFGGLCNLRFDDTNPTKEEEEYVESIKQDVRWLGFDWGDRLYYASDYFEQLYNYAIQLIKAGKAYVDSLSAEEIRQYRGTLTEAGKESPYRNRSVEENLDLFQRMRAGEFGDGAHVLRAKIDMSSGNLNMRDPIMYRILHAEHHRTGDDWCIYPMYDWAHGLCDSIEGITHSICTLEFEDHRPLYDWFLDQLGVYHPQQIEFARLNLTYTLMSKRKLLKLVEQGHVQGWDDPRMPTLSGLRRRGYPPEAIRRFCERIGVAKKDSMVDIALLEYCVREELNKRAPRVMGVLRPLKVTIENFPEEKVEELEAINNPEDPSMGTRKVPFSRKLYIERDDFREDPPRKWFRLAPGREVRLRYGYYLTCVDVVKDPHSGEISELRCTYDPETRGGSSPDGRKVRGTLHWVSAAHALKAEVRLYDHLFTKANPAEDEGADFRDFLNPNSLEVLPDCLVEPSLQAARVGKPYQFERLGYFCLDPDSSDNRMVFNRTVTLRDTWAKIEKKLQKTTQGRLL encoded by the coding sequence ATGAACGATACCAGCCGGCCGCCAAACTTTATCCGCAAGATCATCGAGGAGGACCTCAGAACAAATAAGTATGGCGGCCGCGTTATGACCAGGTTTCCTCCTGAACCCAACGGCTATCTCCACATAGGGCACGCCAAATCCATCTGCCTTAACTTCGGCCTGGCAGCTGAATTTGGGGGACTCTGCAATCTCCGCTTTGATGACACCAATCCCACCAAGGAAGAGGAAGAGTATGTAGAGTCCATCAAACAGGACGTCAGATGGCTTGGCTTTGATTGGGGTGATCGACTCTATTATGCCTCCGATTACTTCGAGCAGCTCTACAATTACGCTATCCAGTTGATCAAAGCCGGCAAGGCTTACGTGGACAGTCTTTCAGCGGAGGAGATCAGGCAGTATCGCGGCACTTTGACTGAAGCCGGCAAAGAGAGCCCCTACCGCAACCGTTCCGTGGAAGAGAACCTGGACCTGTTCCAGCGAATGCGCGCCGGGGAATTCGGGGACGGCGCTCATGTGCTCCGAGCAAAAATCGACATGTCCTCGGGTAATCTCAACATGCGGGATCCGATCATGTACAGAATTCTCCATGCAGAGCATCATCGCACCGGAGACGACTGGTGCATATATCCCATGTACGATTGGGCCCACGGCCTCTGCGATTCCATAGAAGGGATTACTCATTCTATCTGCACCCTGGAATTCGAAGACCATCGGCCTCTCTATGACTGGTTTCTCGATCAGCTTGGAGTCTACCATCCGCAGCAAATCGAATTCGCCAGACTGAATCTCACCTACACGCTCATGAGCAAGCGAAAGCTCCTCAAACTTGTTGAACAGGGCCACGTCCAAGGCTGGGACGACCCCCGCATGCCTACCCTCTCCGGTTTGCGACGAAGGGGCTATCCTCCAGAGGCCATTCGCCGTTTTTGTGAGCGCATCGGCGTGGCAAAAAAGGACAGTATGGTGGACATTGCCCTGCTGGAATACTGCGTAAGGGAGGAACTCAACAAGCGGGCCCCCAGGGTCATGGGCGTTCTGCGCCCTCTGAAGGTGACTATCGAAAACTTTCCTGAAGAAAAAGTAGAGGAACTGGAGGCCATTAACAATCCGGAGGATCCCAGCATGGGAACACGCAAGGTGCCGTTCTCCAGGAAGCTCTATATTGAACGAGACGACTTCCGCGAGGATCCACCTCGCAAGTGGTTCAGATTAGCGCCAGGGCGTGAGGTCAGACTGCGCTATGGCTATTACCTCACCTGTGTTGACGTTGTCAAAGATCCCCACAGCGGTGAAATCAGCGAACTTCGCTGCACCTATGACCCGGAGACCCGTGGGGGCTCATCGCCGGACGGACGCAAAGTGCGGGGAACCCTTCACTGGGTCTCCGCGGCCCATGCCTTGAAAGCTGAGGTGCGCCTCTACGATCACCTTTTTACCAAAGCCAATCCAGCGGAAGACGAGGGAGCCGACTTCCGAGATTTTCTCAATCCCAACTCGCTCGAAGTCCTGCCCGATTGTCTGGTAGAGCCAAGTCTGCAGGCAGCTAGAGTTGGCAAACCATATCAATTTGAAAGGCTGGGATATTTCTGCCTCGATCCCGATTCCTCTGACAACAGAATGGTTTTCAACCGTACTGTCACGCTCCGCGACACCTGGGCCAAGATCGAAAAAAAATTGCAGAAGACAACCCAGGGGAGACTTCTCTGA
- the ispD gene encoding 2-C-methyl-D-erythritol 4-phosphate cytidylyltransferase yields the protein MPRSTVAIVVAAGEGKRMATTREKQYLPLAGVPVLLHTLRVFEKSESIDGIIVVVGSEQERMWQDLISDRGELSKILAVVHGGKERQDSVVQGLQAVPPECQIVVIHDGVRPLITPDLLAEVVESGWQYGAAVAAVPVQDTVKEVSAGMVARTLERSSVWLAQTPQAFAAALIRRAHREAGRRAVRATDDAALVERLGVPVHIVHGSVENIKITRPIDLALAEAILAARNKPCAAAGSVDP from the coding sequence ATGCCTAGAAGCACAGTAGCCATTGTTGTTGCTGCCGGTGAAGGAAAGCGCATGGCAACGACAAGGGAGAAGCAGTATCTCCCTCTGGCAGGTGTGCCTGTTTTGCTGCATACTCTGAGAGTTTTCGAAAAAAGTGAAAGTATTGACGGGATTATAGTCGTTGTGGGCAGTGAGCAGGAGAGGATGTGGCAGGATCTCATTTCGGACAGAGGCGAACTCAGTAAGATTCTAGCGGTTGTACATGGCGGCAAAGAACGTCAGGACAGTGTTGTTCAGGGACTGCAGGCAGTACCGCCCGAATGCCAGATTGTGGTAATTCATGACGGCGTGAGACCTCTGATCACTCCTGATCTGCTCGCCGAGGTGGTGGAGAGCGGCTGGCAGTACGGTGCTGCCGTGGCTGCAGTTCCGGTGCAGGATACCGTAAAGGAAGTGTCTGCAGGAATGGTGGCTCGCACCCTCGAGCGCTCCTCGGTGTGGCTGGCTCAAACTCCGCAGGCATTTGCCGCCGCTCTCATCCGAAGAGCGCACCGTGAAGCGGGTCGTCGAGCAGTAAGGGCCACAGATGATGCAGCTCTGGTGGAGCGGCTCGGCGTCCCTGTACACATAGTTCACGGCTCTGTAGAAAATATCAAAATTACCAGACCAATAGATCTAGCACTGGCGGAGGCAATTCTGGCGGCAAGGAACAAACCATGCGCCGCAGCTGGCTCAGTTGATCCGTGA
- a CDS encoding cysteine--tRNA ligase: protein MKWTGDLRIYNTLVGRKEKFVPLQPGRVHMYVCGITAYDFCHIGHARSAIVFDVIYRYLLHLGYQVIYVRNFTDVDDKIINRAREEKCDPAVIAERYIAAFYEDMDRLAVLRPTHEPRASQFVAEMIEVIDILVKKGLAYQVDGDVYFAVDKFSGYGKLSKRNLDEMIAGARVAVGEKKRNPLDFALWKASKPGEPTWESPWGPGRPGWHIECSAMSSKYLGHSFDIHGGGRDLIFPHHENEIAQSEAAYGKPFARYWIHNGFVNVNQEKMSKSLGNFFTIREVLKRYPPEVLRFFVVSSHYRSPLDFSEESMAEAERGLERFYQTMAEVAERTALRSEDGAAGDAGSDEFALLQEKITNLPGLFKEAMDDDFNTAAAVGHLFDLNRAINRVVVSSKKQIKGREAAILRDGVQQIQQLGSILGLLQQTPAEFFEQLRQVRLTELGIPAEEIERLLEQRSQARKEKNWSRADEIRGMLEEKGIIVEDRPEGTRYRIKRINPGREADVN from the coding sequence ATGAAATGGACGGGTGACCTGAGAATATACAATACACTTGTAGGCAGAAAAGAGAAATTTGTGCCTCTGCAGCCCGGAAGAGTGCACATGTACGTATGCGGTATTACAGCCTATGATTTTTGTCATATTGGACATGCCAGATCAGCCATTGTCTTTGATGTGATTTATCGCTACTTGCTTCACCTGGGCTACCAGGTGATCTATGTGCGCAATTTTACCGACGTTGATGACAAGATCATCAACCGCGCCCGGGAGGAGAAATGCGACCCGGCTGTGATTGCCGAGCGCTATATTGCAGCGTTCTATGAAGACATGGATCGGTTGGCCGTGTTGCGGCCAACACATGAGCCTCGAGCATCACAGTTTGTAGCTGAAATGATTGAGGTCATAGATATCCTGGTGAAAAAGGGATTGGCCTATCAGGTAGACGGCGACGTCTATTTCGCTGTGGACAAGTTCAGCGGCTACGGCAAGCTGTCCAAGCGCAATCTGGATGAAATGATTGCTGGAGCAAGGGTGGCTGTGGGCGAGAAAAAGCGGAATCCCCTGGACTTTGCCCTGTGGAAAGCCAGTAAACCTGGGGAACCCACCTGGGAGAGCCCCTGGGGTCCCGGACGACCTGGATGGCATATTGAGTGCTCGGCTATGAGCAGCAAATATCTTGGTCACAGCTTCGACATCCACGGCGGTGGTCGAGATTTAATTTTTCCCCATCACGAAAACGAGATTGCTCAATCTGAAGCAGCGTATGGCAAACCATTTGCGCGATACTGGATTCACAATGGCTTTGTCAATGTGAATCAGGAGAAGATGTCTAAATCGCTGGGTAATTTTTTTACCATCAGGGAGGTCTTGAAGCGCTACCCACCTGAGGTACTGCGTTTTTTTGTGGTCTCGAGCCATTATCGCAGCCCACTGGACTTCTCCGAGGAGAGCATGGCGGAGGCCGAGAGAGGTCTGGAAAGATTTTATCAGACCATGGCCGAGGTGGCAGAACGGACTGCCCTGCGGAGCGAGGATGGAGCTGCAGGAGATGCTGGCTCGGATGAGTTTGCTCTGCTGCAGGAAAAAATCACCAACCTTCCAGGACTGTTCAAGGAAGCAATGGATGATGATTTCAACACAGCCGCAGCAGTTGGCCACCTCTTTGATCTCAATCGGGCCATCAACAGAGTTGTGGTGAGCAGCAAAAAGCAAATCAAGGGAAGAGAGGCTGCGATCTTGCGAGACGGTGTTCAACAAATACAGCAGCTAGGCAGCATACTCGGGCTGCTGCAGCAGACTCCAGCAGAGTTTTTTGAACAGCTGAGGCAGGTGAGATTGACTGAATTGGGCATACCGGCGGAGGAGATTGAAAGATTGCTCGAGCAGCGATCTCAGGCAAGAAAAGAGAAAAACTGGTCTCGTGCAGATGAGATTAGAGGCATGCTCGAAGAAAAGGGAATAATTGTGGAGGATAGGCCCGAGGGGACGCGCTACCGCATAAAGCGAATAAACCCGGGTAGGGAGGCCGATGTAAATTAG
- a CDS encoding 2-C-methyl-D-erythritol 2,4-cyclodiphosphate synthase: MRIGFGYDAHRLVAGRPLIVGGVQIPFEYGLQGHSDADVLLHAICDALLGAAGLGDLGLHFPDHEKAWEGVSSIVLLRKVADMLKKYNYHVVNLDTTIVAQAPRLAPYVDQMVAAICKAINVTAAQVNVKATTTEGMGFTGSGEGIAAYAVASIVSTAEGATEDEMDG, translated from the coding sequence ATGCGCATTGGCTTCGGCTATGATGCCCACAGATTGGTTGCAGGCAGACCACTAATCGTTGGCGGGGTGCAGATCCCCTTTGAATATGGTCTGCAGGGGCACTCGGATGCAGACGTCCTGCTGCATGCAATCTGTGATGCTCTTCTGGGAGCTGCTGGACTCGGAGATCTGGGGCTGCATTTCCCAGACCATGAGAAGGCCTGGGAAGGGGTGTCCAGTATTGTTCTGCTGCGAAAAGTTGCTGACATGCTCAAGAAGTACAACTACCATGTAGTTAACTTGGACACCACAATAGTTGCCCAAGCCCCCAGGCTGGCACCTTATGTGGATCAGATGGTGGCTGCCATTTGCAAAGCTATCAATGTAACGGCAGCGCAGGTGAATGTGAAGGCCACTACTACGGAAGGCATGGGATTCACAGGCAGCGGCGAGGGAATTGCGGCGTATGCTGTGGCCAGCATTGTGAGCACGGCTGAAGGAGCTACTGAGGATGAAATGGACGGGTGA
- the uvrC gene encoding excinuclease ABC subunit UvrC has protein sequence MDLFNRVAANTGQRAVCLPEGKASRLSEARENLTSHCDRMPACAAVKPEFQIKIAALPNSPGVYSFKDKEGAVLYVGKARNLRLRVNSYFPDGKHSSVKTRAMLSRVEDLEVFVTSNEKEALILESNLIKKHRPRYNVVLRDDKRYFSLRIDPREEFPRITLVRQVKKDGALYFGPFSSASALRETLRAVNQMFPLRQCRSRTFRRRQRPCLNFQMGRCLGPCAGRISAEEYAKIVDQAVLFLKGRNTQLQKTLHREMKEAAQALEFEKAARYRDRLKAIEATLEKQGVTSTDFRNRDVIGVYGDNEILVLEILFIRGGRLLGGRNFEFRSLPGDETELLRSFIQQYYAEGRDIPEELLLSGKVAEAQLLMEWLTELKGKKVNIRVPRRGRGRHLVAIAVHNAANHFLARKSPAAETAAAHHGLAKLLKTTRKIQYLECVDISNFQGQFAVGSVVAFKNGKPYKAGYRRYRIRSVAAVNDAAMLAEVVRRRFKDLKEADTLPDLLVVDGGKSQLNSALAVLRELGLVERLPLLALAKGAAAGRQQGGPAADRVYLVNRRNPVSLEKEAALAALLARLRDEAHRFAIEYYQKRHRKESLASRLDSIPGVGARRRQKLVRHFGSMEKIAQASAAELAEVPGISQKLARTIRTALAEQKNIRP, from the coding sequence ATGGATCTCTTCAACCGGGTTGCGGCCAATACAGGGCAGCGGGCCGTATGTCTGCCCGAAGGAAAGGCCAGTAGGCTCAGTGAAGCTAGAGAGAATTTGACCAGTCATTGTGACAGAATGCCAGCGTGTGCTGCAGTGAAGCCAGAATTTCAGATAAAGATTGCCGCCTTGCCCAACAGTCCCGGAGTTTATTCTTTCAAGGACAAAGAGGGAGCTGTTCTTTACGTAGGCAAGGCGAGAAATCTGCGTCTGCGAGTAAACTCTTACTTTCCTGATGGAAAGCACAGCTCTGTGAAAACAAGGGCAATGTTGTCGAGAGTTGAGGACCTGGAGGTTTTTGTGACCTCCAACGAAAAAGAGGCCCTGATACTGGAGTCGAACCTCATCAAGAAACATCGCCCCCGCTACAATGTTGTGCTGCGGGACGACAAGAGGTATTTTTCCCTGCGCATTGATCCTCGGGAAGAGTTTCCTCGGATTACTCTGGTACGGCAAGTCAAAAAGGATGGCGCTCTCTACTTCGGCCCATTTTCATCGGCAAGCGCCCTGCGTGAAACACTGAGGGCCGTCAATCAGATGTTTCCACTTCGGCAATGCCGCAGCCGCACCTTTCGCCGGCGCCAGCGCCCATGTCTCAACTTTCAGATGGGCCGTTGTCTCGGCCCCTGTGCAGGCCGGATATCTGCTGAAGAGTATGCCAAAATTGTTGATCAGGCTGTGCTCTTTTTGAAAGGGCGCAATACTCAACTGCAAAAGACCCTGCACAGAGAAATGAAGGAAGCTGCCCAGGCGCTTGAATTTGAAAAGGCAGCCAGATACCGGGATCGTCTCAAAGCTATCGAGGCCACCCTGGAAAAACAGGGAGTTACTTCGACTGATTTCCGTAATCGCGACGTTATCGGGGTATACGGAGACAACGAGATTTTGGTACTGGAGATTCTTTTCATCCGGGGCGGCAGACTGCTTGGAGGCCGCAATTTCGAATTCCGCTCTCTGCCTGGTGACGAGACTGAATTGCTCAGAAGTTTTATTCAGCAATATTATGCAGAAGGTCGGGACATCCCCGAAGAACTCCTCCTCAGTGGTAAGGTGGCGGAAGCGCAGCTTCTAATGGAGTGGTTGACCGAGCTCAAGGGGAAAAAAGTCAACATCAGGGTTCCCAGACGCGGCAGGGGCAGGCATCTGGTGGCGATAGCTGTACACAATGCAGCCAATCATTTTCTGGCCAGAAAGTCGCCTGCTGCCGAGACGGCGGCGGCGCATCATGGTCTTGCCAAGCTGCTCAAGACAACCAGGAAGATCCAGTACCTGGAGTGTGTTGATATTTCCAATTTTCAGGGTCAGTTTGCAGTGGGTTCGGTAGTGGCCTTCAAAAACGGCAAGCCATACAAAGCAGGCTACCGGAGATACCGGATCAGGAGTGTGGCTGCAGTCAATGATGCCGCCATGCTGGCAGAGGTGGTGCGCCGCAGGTTCAAAGACTTGAAAGAGGCAGATACCCTTCCTGATCTCCTGGTGGTTGATGGCGGCAAGAGTCAGCTCAACAGCGCCCTGGCCGTACTCAGGGAGCTGGGACTGGTGGAAAGACTGCCTTTGCTTGCTCTGGCAAAAGGAGCAGCTGCTGGCCGCCAGCAGGGCGGTCCAGCGGCTGACAGGGTCTACCTGGTCAATCGAAGAAATCCTGTTTCTCTAGAGAAAGAGGCCGCCCTGGCAGCGCTGCTGGCAAGGCTGAGAGATGAAGCTCACCGTTTTGCCATCGAGTACTACCAGAAGCGCCACCGAAAAGAAAGTCTGGCATCACGCCTGGATTCGATTCCTGGTGTTGGAGCCAGGCGGCGGCAGAAACTTGTCAGACATTTCGGCTCCATGGAAAAGATAGCGCAGGCCTCCGCAGCGGAACTGGCAGAAGTCCCCGGCATAAGTCAGAAGCTGGCCCGGACTATTCGCACGGCACTCGCTGAGCAGAAAAATATACGACCCTGA
- a CDS encoding prepilin-type N-terminal cleavage/methylation domain-containing protein, which produces MQIADKRGFTLVELMIVIGILAILTVVGMLRYQGYKQRSFNAAALTDMATARSQLAAYYSDNHFYP; this is translated from the coding sequence ATGCAAATAGCAGACAAGAGAGGGTTTACCCTGGTAGAGTTGATGATCGTAATTGGCATCCTTGCCATTCTGACTGTAGTTGGCATGCTGCGTTATCAGGGCTACAAGCAGCGCAGTTTCAATGCCGCCGCTTTGACAGACATGGCTACTGCCAGAAGTCAGCTGGCCGCCTACTACTCAGACAACCACTTCTACCCTTGA
- the uvrB gene encoding excinuclease ABC subunit UvrB gives MRSFKLVTEYELRGDQPGAVKALAAGVQQGLRHQVLLGVTGSGKTFTMANIIAAVQKPTLVIAPNKTLAAQLYGEFKTLFPENAVEYFVSYYDYYQPEAYVPQTDTYIAKDASINEAIDKMRHSATRSLLERRDVIIVASVSCIYGLGSPEAYQGLLLHLDRGQEIDRELVLQKLVEIHYQRNDFDFHRGTFRVRGDVVEIFPAHEEDRAVRIEFFGDEVDRLLEIDPLTGRTLRELSRLAIYPASHYVTPRPALEQAIRAISQELADRLAELRAQQKLLEAQRLEERTLFDLEMLQELGYCTGIENYSRHLTGRQPGEPPPCLLDYYPRDSLFFIDESHITIPQLQGMYRGDRSRKQTLVDYGFRLPSALDNRPLSFAEFELLAPQIIYVSATPGEYEIRKAGGVVVEQIIRPTGLTDPVIHIRSAEHQVDDLIAEIRKRVRRNERVLVTTLTKRMAEDLTEYLSDVGIRVRYLHADINTIERVEIIRDLRLGRFDVVVGINLLREGLDIPEVSLVAILDADKEGFLRSERSLIQTSGRAARNVAGEVIFYGSDMTRSMARALEETNRRRQIQEEYNRRHGITPESVRKQITNILGSVYEADYVEVPAVAEEAAEYRSLEELEQGIKRLEERMKRAAAELEFEEAARLRDQVKELRQILLELY, from the coding sequence ATGCGAAGCTTCAAATTGGTGACAGAGTACGAATTGCGAGGCGACCAACCTGGTGCAGTGAAGGCACTGGCTGCTGGTGTGCAGCAGGGCCTCAGACATCAGGTGCTCCTGGGAGTTACCGGCTCCGGCAAGACTTTTACTATGGCCAACATAATTGCCGCTGTACAGAAGCCCACCCTGGTAATTGCTCCCAACAAGACCCTGGCAGCGCAGCTTTACGGAGAGTTCAAGACGCTTTTCCCAGAGAATGCGGTAGAGTACTTTGTGTCCTATTATGACTATTATCAACCAGAGGCCTATGTGCCTCAAACCGACACCTACATTGCCAAGGATGCCTCGATCAACGAGGCAATCGACAAAATGCGCCATTCCGCCACCCGCTCTCTCCTCGAACGTCGAGATGTAATCATTGTGGCCAGTGTTTCCTGTATTTACGGGCTTGGTTCTCCTGAAGCCTATCAGGGGCTTCTGCTCCACCTCGACAGAGGGCAGGAGATCGACCGAGAGCTGGTGCTGCAGAAGCTCGTAGAAATTCACTATCAACGAAATGATTTTGATTTCCACCGGGGGACCTTTCGCGTACGGGGCGATGTGGTGGAAATTTTTCCCGCGCACGAGGAGGATCGCGCCGTACGAATAGAGTTTTTTGGCGACGAGGTGGACCGCCTCCTTGAAATCGATCCGTTGACGGGCCGTACGCTGCGGGAACTTTCTCGCCTGGCAATATATCCCGCCAGCCACTATGTGACTCCCAGACCGGCCCTGGAACAGGCGATCCGAGCAATCAGCCAGGAGCTTGCCGACAGGCTTGCCGAGTTGCGGGCCCAACAAAAACTTCTCGAGGCTCAGCGGCTGGAAGAACGCACGCTTTTTGATCTGGAGATGCTGCAGGAACTCGGATACTGTACAGGCATAGAGAACTACTCCCGCCATCTTACCGGCCGACAACCCGGTGAGCCGCCTCCCTGTCTCCTGGATTACTATCCTCGAGACAGTCTATTTTTCATCGACGAAAGTCATATCACCATTCCTCAACTCCAGGGGATGTATCGTGGCGACCGTTCGCGCAAACAGACCCTGGTGGATTATGGCTTCCGGCTGCCATCCGCCCTCGACAACCGACCTTTGAGTTTTGCAGAGTTTGAATTGCTTGCTCCTCAGATTATTTACGTGTCTGCCACACCTGGCGAGTACGAAATAAGGAAAGCTGGTGGGGTTGTGGTGGAGCAAATTATTCGCCCCACCGGCCTCACAGACCCCGTAATCCATATACGTTCTGCCGAGCATCAGGTAGATGATCTCATAGCAGAGATAAGAAAACGAGTGCGCAGGAACGAGAGAGTTCTTGTAACAACACTCACCAAGCGGATGGCCGAAGACCTTACTGAATATCTGAGTGATGTGGGCATACGGGTCAGATACCTTCATGCGGACATCAATACCATTGAAAGAGTCGAGATCATCCGGGACCTCCGTTTGGGGCGCTTCGATGTGGTAGTGGGCATCAATTTGTTGCGAGAGGGTCTCGATATTCCCGAGGTGTCACTGGTGGCCATCCTCGATGCGGACAAAGAGGGTTTCCTGCGCTCTGAACGCTCCCTGATTCAGACTTCAGGAAGGGCTGCTCGCAACGTGGCTGGGGAGGTAATTTTCTATGGCAGCGATATGACCAGATCCATGGCCAGAGCCCTGGAGGAGACCAACAGGCGGAGGCAGATACAGGAAGAGTATAATCGCCGGCACGGGATCACCCCGGAAAGTGTGCGCAAGCAAATCACCAACATCCTGGGATCGGTGTATGAAGCCGACTACGTGGAAGTTCCTGCAGTGGCAGAGGAGGCAGCTGAATACAGGTCGTTGGAGGAGCTGGAGCAAGGCATCAAGAGGCTGGAGGAAAGGATGAAAAGGGCTGCAGCAGAACTTGAATTTGAAGAAGCTGCCAGGCTGCGTGACCAGGTGAAAGAACTGCGTCAGATTTTGCTGGAGCTCTATTAG